GTGGAGATCATCTCCATTCAAGTGccccacatgccgcaaggaaACTTCAGCCACCGGGGTCAGTAGCCTGCAGGTTAATTACTCCCTGAAGGGTATTGTGGAAAAGTATAACAAGATCAAGATCTCTCCCAAAATGCCAGTGTGCAAAGGACACTTGGGGCAGCCTCTCAACATTTTCTGCCTGACTGATATGCAGCTGATTTGTGGGATCTGTGCTACTCGTGGTGACCACACCAAGCATGTCTTCTGTTCTATCGAAGATGCCTATGCTCAGGAAAGGGATGCCTTTGAGTCCCTCTTCCAGAGCTTTGAGACCTGGCGTCGGGGAGATGCTCTTTCTCGCTTGGATACCTTGGAAACTAGCAAAAGGAAATCTCTACAGTTGCTGACTAAAGATTCAGATAAAGTGAAGGAGTTTTTtgagaagttacaacacacaTTAGatcaaaagaagaatgaaatcctTTCTGACTTTGAGACCATGAAACTTGCAGTTATGCAGGCCTATGACCCAGAGATCAACAAACTCAACACCATCTTGCAGGAACAACGAATGGCCTTTAACATTGCTGAGGCTTTCAAAGATGTGTCAGAACCCATCATATTTCTGCAACAGATGCAGGAGttcagggagaaaataaaagtcatcaaGGAAACTCCTTTGCCTCCCTCTAATTTGCCCTCAAGCCCTTTAATGAAGAACTTTGATACCAGTCAGTGGGAAGACATAAAACTAGTAGATGTGGATAAACTTTCTTTGCCTCAAGACACTGGCACATTCATTAGCAAGATTCCTTGGAACTTTTATCTGTTATTTGTGGTAATCATTCTGCTgggctttctcattttcttcagtcCTACCATATTCCTAGAATGGTCTTTATTTGATGAAATCACAACTTGGAAAGACAATCTTTCAAACTTTAGTTCCTACCTGACTAAATCAGCTGATTTTGTAGAACAATCAGTTTTCTACTGGGAACAGTTGGCAGATgggtttttcattttcagtgaaaGATTAAAGAATTTcactttggtggtgctgaacaaTGTGGCAGAATTTGTGTGCAAATATAAACTGTTATAAAATCTGTTTGAAGTACATAGTTCTGTGTCCTTTGTTAGAAATTTGTCAGAATACAGAGTGGTAGTTCAGATTTGGTCAAGATTCCAGTCAGATATTTTCCTCCACAAGTATTCCTTTCAAAAACAATGTCCTACACATGTTGTTGAAATTAGGTAGTATAAAGATAAAAGTGAAATTTAATAGTGTAGTCCTGagccctccttcctttttaaagtgcttttgaAATAAGCATCCTACCCCTAATACTGGTTGTGTTTATGCTATGAAAAAAGGGGATGTGAGAGAGTACATGATTTAATATTGATGAGGTAGTGTAATAATGATTGTTCTTAAGCATGTAATAAAGACTACTCTTgtaaagcaactttttttttgagagtgaacattctttaaaaaggaataagATATGGATTGAATTTCCAACTTTTTCTGCAGAgggttgatttctttttttggtacaATGTAAGTCTCATGTAAACAAAAACTGGCATTACCTTATGCGAAGTTTACGTTTTAAGGAGGGTGGAGATTTATTTCAGCTTGCCTTTTATCTGCTTAGGTTTTGTAAATTTATCACCAGAGGAGTTTGGAGGTAAACTACAAAACTTAGGTGACTGTGCAAGCAAAGGCAtgggtaaaaacaaacaaacaaacacattgCAAGAGCAGGAAATGGAAAAGCCGCTTTTTTACTGGCAGCTAAGTGTTATTCCAAAGTACCATGGCAACTGTACAACCAATCAATTCACttgtttaaagaattttttaagagTAGTAAGACTAATTTAACGATAGATGAAACAATCTATCAGCTATTATAAAGTACAAAATGATCAGCTAAACACTAAGGCTGTCCTGTCTGCTCACATGAGATAAAGATGCCCTGTCTCCCacagaacaaaaataattttttcacctTGTTTAGAATTCAGATGAAAACAAGAAGTGACTttatcttagaactgctttcagtCAACCTTATTTCTGTCATGGGACAAGACATTCCTTGACAGTCCAGAGGGTCTTTACCCCAGTCCATTAATTTGGTTGAGAGGAGGTAATACAAGCAGGGACAGGAAAAGAAGGTGGCAACTAAATTTCAAGTACAGAAGAATCATTCTAGTTATGAGAAGAGTAGTCAAAATAAGCTGCTAGTTGAGGTAATGACTGCCTTATCCCCAACTGACAATCCAAGATTAGCCACTAAATTTCTAAAGGGatataaaaaattaagacaatgtttataaatattaccTCTGCCATGAGGACTCATAGTAGATAAGAGGTTTGGAGAGGGGGAATGCTTTTCTGCTCCCAGTATATTTTATAGATTTACAAGAGGTTTTTatgaaggttcttttttttttttttaatgagatataGTAAAGGGATCTATTTGACATATGTCCTCAGACATATTGGCAGTTTTCCTTAAACTATGGAGTTCCTCATCtgttattttttcattctgtatACTGTACGTTCCCAGGCAACTCTCAAATTTGTAAACACAGCTATGGACACACTATTTGCTTTAACAGTAGTTACCTGGAAATCGAGGTCTCTGTTTTTGTTACATTCCACTCCCCTACCTTTCTTAATCATATGTAACGTTTGTGGTCACAGGTTGATTTTCAAGTTCCTAAGTCTGTGCCTGATGGTGTGTAGCCTCTAGTGTGAAGCAAGAGGAAAATGAGTAGTCAGGAACTGGTCACTTTGAACGTGGGAGGGAAGATATTCACCACAAGGTCTTCAACCTTAAAGCAGTTTCCTGCCTCTCGGTTGACACGTATGTTAGATGGCAGAGACCAAGAATTCAAGATGGTTGGTGGCCAGATTTTTGTGGACAGAGATGGTGTTTTATTTAGTTTCGTCTTAGATTTTTTGAGAACTCACCAGCTTTTATTACCCACTGACTTTTCAGACTATCTCAGGCTTCAGAGGGAGGCTGTATTCTATGAACTTGATCCTCTGGTGGATCTCTTAAACCAAGAACACCTGCTACAGCCAAGACCTGCTCTTGTGGAGGTACATTTCCTAAGCCGAAACACTCAAGCTTTTTTTAGGGTGTTTGGCTCTTGCAGCAAAACAATCGAGATGTTAACTGGGAGAATTACAGTGTTTATAGAGCAACCTTCAGCACCGACCTGGAGTAGTAACTCCTTCCCTCCTCAGATGACCTTACTTCCACTGCCTCCACAAAGACCTTCTTACCATGACCTGGTTTTCCAGTGCGGCTCTGACAGCACGACTGATAACCAAACTGGAGTCAggtattttgtattttgaatCCTCTATTCTACACCGGTTCCTGATGTATCCCCTCAAAATTGaaattttctcatttcagttttggaaaaaaatgattacTCAAAATGATTTTTTGGTGGGAGTAACCAGCAGAGTTGGGTGGAATGACCAGATAATTATTGTCCAAACTGGGATACTTTTCAGAGTGAAAGAAGTTGTTATTATGTGGGACAATAAGAATAAATCAAAGTTGTCCAGGGAAAACTGGGACTATGGTCATTCGAGTTGTAGGAGGAAACAATTTTATAGATTATGTTCCATTACTATGGAATGAGAAGCCTTTTTCTCCCCAAGGGTTTCTTTTCGTTGCTGGTATATAGTAAAGGCTCAACAGTTTGTCATGATTTCATTACACTATGTACAGTTGTTCTTTCAGTCCTTCTGATTTGGCTACTGATTTTTCTCCattccactttatttttaaacaccaTTAAGGCAGATATATCTCATGGCAAATCTGGTCTCCTCTTACATTGTTGGCACTCTTTACACAACTCAAAATACTGGGATAGGCTGTCAGTATATTAAGGATAGTTGCTTCTGAGTCAGTCACTTTCTCCCCCTGTTATTCTTGGCTGGACCCTAAGACGGATTTCCACTCTACTGTCACGGACACTTTTTTCGCCGCTTAGAAATGTCTTAATGCTGTCCCACTGTTATTTTACTGTGAAAGCTGGCTTTAATtttcaggaggggaaaaaaaatgtctacatATGTTCTTTACTGACAGTATTTAAATAAGATACA
The genomic region above belongs to Pseudorca crassidens isolate mPseCra1 chromosome 18, mPseCra1.hap1, whole genome shotgun sequence and contains:
- the TRIM13 gene encoding E3 ubiquitin-protein ligase TRIM13 isoform X1, with the translated sequence MELLEEDLTCPICCSLFDDPRVLPCSHNFCKKCLEGILEGNVRNSLWRSSPFKCPTCRKETSATGVSSLQVNYSLKGIVEKYNKIKISPKMPVCKGHLGQPLNIFCLTDMQLICGICATRGDHTKHVFCSIEDAYAQERDAFESLFQSFETWRRGDALSRLDTLETSKRKSLQLLTKDSDKVKEFFEKLQHTLDQKKNEILSDFETMKLAVMQAYDPEINKLNTILQEQRMAFNIAEAFKDVSEPIIFLQQMQEFREKIKVIKETPLPPSNLPSSPLMKNFDTSQWEDIKLVDVDKLSLPQDTGTFISKIPWNFYLLFVVIILLGFLIFFSPTIFLEWSLFDEITTWKDNLSNFSSYLTKSADFVEQSVFYWEQLADGFFIFSERLKNFTLVVLNNVAEFVCKYKLL
- the KCNRG gene encoding potassium channel regulatory protein; this translates as MSSQELVTLNVGGKIFTTRSSTLKQFPASRLTRMLDGRDQEFKMVGGQIFVDRDGVLFSFVLDFLRTHQLLLPTDFSDYLRLQREAVFYELDPLVDLLNQEHLLQPRPALVEVHFLSRNTQAFFRVFGSCSKTIEMLTGRITVFIEQPSAPTWSSNSFPPQMTLLPLPPQRPSYHDLVFQCGSDSTTDNQTGVRYVSIKPDNRKLANGTNVLGLLIDTLLMEGFHLVSTRTVSSEDKTECYSFERIKKPEALAMNKTLKPETTLMPEQSQKKK